From the genome of Nakamurella flavida, one region includes:
- a CDS encoding RidA family protein produces the protein MTDRRAVGSGAPWEAIVGYSRAVRVGPFIAVAGTTASGPDGAVGGGEVAAQTREVLTRIEAALGQLGASLADVVRTRIFLTDIARWEDVGRVHGEFFGDIRPAATMVEVNALIEPGLLVEIEADAIVMDDDSTKGG, from the coding sequence ATGACGGACCGGCGCGCGGTGGGTTCAGGAGCCCCGTGGGAGGCGATCGTCGGCTACTCCCGTGCGGTCCGGGTCGGCCCGTTCATCGCCGTCGCCGGCACCACGGCCTCCGGCCCGGACGGCGCCGTCGGCGGAGGCGAGGTGGCGGCCCAGACCCGGGAAGTCCTGACCCGCATCGAGGCGGCGCTGGGTCAGCTGGGCGCATCACTGGCGGACGTGGTGCGGACCCGCATCTTCCTCACGGACATCGCCCGATGGGAGGACGTGGGACGGGTGCACGGCGAATTCTTCGGCGACATCCGGCCGGCCGCCACCATGGTCGAGGTGAATGCCCTCATCGAACCGGGTCTGCTGGTCGAGATCGAGGCGGACGCGATCGTCATGGACGACGACTCGACGAAAGGGGGATAG
- a CDS encoding ABC transporter substrate-binding protein, whose protein sequence is MEVVHDKGTTTIPSRPLRVVALDGSLVGAVAGLDVDVVGYTLDVPELPGYFQGDRTAGGVAVGTLAEPSIERIAALQPDLIVSSTVRHDALYPALSRIAPTVFTATTGPTWKDNIRLVAQALGRSRSAEEQLPAYEARARAVGAAIAAGSADPTISLVRFVGPGKPARLYGNASFPGIVLADAGLARPAVQDVDEFMVEISPEQIELAEGDRIFYTDPALDENASDTSMADFTGNDLWNRLTGEKTAVADDRWYSSVSVQGAHLILDDLAAAFGVDPQV, encoded by the coding sequence GTGGAGGTCGTCCACGACAAGGGCACCACCACCATCCCGAGCCGACCGCTGCGCGTGGTGGCGTTGGACGGCAGCCTGGTCGGGGCCGTGGCCGGACTCGACGTCGACGTGGTCGGGTACACGCTGGACGTCCCGGAACTGCCCGGCTACTTCCAGGGGGACCGCACGGCGGGCGGGGTCGCCGTGGGCACCCTGGCCGAGCCGTCGATCGAACGGATCGCCGCCCTGCAGCCGGACCTCATCGTGTCCAGCACCGTGCGCCACGACGCGCTCTACCCGGCCCTGTCCCGGATCGCCCCGACGGTGTTCACCGCGACGACCGGGCCGACGTGGAAGGACAACATCCGCCTCGTGGCGCAGGCCCTGGGCCGGAGCAGGTCGGCCGAGGAACAGCTGCCCGCGTACGAGGCGCGCGCCCGGGCCGTCGGTGCGGCCATCGCCGCCGGGTCCGCCGACCCGACCATCTCCCTGGTGCGCTTCGTCGGCCCGGGCAAGCCCGCCCGGCTGTACGGCAACGCGTCCTTCCCCGGCATCGTGCTGGCCGATGCGGGTCTCGCCCGCCCGGCCGTGCAGGACGTCGACGAGTTCATGGTCGAGATCTCGCCCGAGCAGATCGAGCTCGCCGAGGGCGACCGCATCTTCTACACCGACCCCGCACTCGACGAGAACGCGTCGGACACCTCGATGGCCGACTTCACCGGCAACGACCTGTGGAACCGGCTGACCGGCGAGAAGACCGCCGTCGCGGACGACCGCTGGTACTCCTCGGTCAGCGTGCAGGGCGCCCACCTGATCCTGGACGACCTGGCTGCGGCATTCGGCGTCGATCCGCAGGTCTGA
- the ilvD gene encoding dihydroxy-acid dehydratase, which translates to MPALRSRTSTHGRNMAGARALWRATGMGENDFGKPIVAIANSYTQFVPGHVHLKDMGDLVAGAIKEAGAVSKEFNTIAVDDGIAMGHGGMLYSLPSRDLIADSVEYMVNAHCADALVCISNCDKITPGMLMAALRLNIPVVFVSGGPMEAGKAVIADGVAYTPTNLITAINASAAEAVSDEALAAVERSACPTCGSCSGMFTANSMNCLTEALGLSLPGNGSTLATHVARRDLFLRAGTTVVEMAKRYYEQDDESVLPRNIANRAAFANAMALDVAMGGSTNTVLHILAAAIEGELDFTLEDIDAISKKVPCLSKVAPNHPDFHMEDVHRAGGIPALLGELNRAGLLDDTVHSVHSPDLQSWLDEWDVRGGKASERALELFHAAPGGVRTVEAFSTDNRWNSLDTDAADGCIRDREHAYTVDGGLAVLVGNIAEDGAVVKTAGFDESLFHFAGTAIVFESQEAAVEGILGKKVQPGHVVVIRYEGPTGGPGMQEMLYPTSFIKGMGLGKVCALITDGRFSGGSSGVSVGHMSPEAARGGAIGLIEDGDEIVIDIHSRSLHLAVSDDVLAERRAKMEASENPWQPRNRERFVSQALRAYAHMATSASTGAVRVVPTSWAPDSPR; encoded by the coding sequence ATGCCCGCCCTGCGTTCCCGCACCTCCACCCACGGCCGCAACATGGCCGGCGCCCGCGCGCTGTGGCGCGCCACCGGTATGGGCGAGAACGACTTCGGCAAACCGATCGTGGCGATCGCGAACTCCTACACGCAGTTCGTGCCCGGTCACGTGCACCTCAAGGACATGGGTGACCTGGTGGCCGGCGCCATCAAGGAGGCCGGTGCGGTCTCCAAGGAGTTCAACACCATCGCCGTGGACGACGGCATCGCGATGGGCCACGGCGGGATGCTCTACTCGCTGCCCTCCCGCGACCTGATCGCCGACTCGGTCGAGTACATGGTCAACGCGCACTGCGCGGACGCCCTGGTCTGCATCTCCAACTGCGACAAGATCACCCCCGGCATGCTGATGGCCGCGCTGCGGCTCAACATCCCCGTGGTCTTCGTGTCCGGCGGCCCGATGGAGGCCGGCAAGGCGGTGATCGCCGACGGCGTCGCCTACACCCCGACCAACCTGATCACCGCGATCAACGCCTCCGCCGCCGAGGCCGTCTCGGACGAGGCCCTGGCCGCGGTCGAGCGCTCGGCCTGCCCGACGTGTGGCTCCTGCTCCGGCATGTTCACCGCCAACTCGATGAACTGCCTGACCGAGGCGCTGGGCCTGTCGCTCCCCGGCAACGGCTCCACCCTGGCCACCCACGTGGCTCGCCGGGACCTGTTCCTACGCGCGGGGACCACCGTCGTCGAGATGGCCAAGCGCTACTACGAGCAGGACGACGAGTCCGTGCTCCCCCGCAACATCGCCAACCGCGCCGCCTTCGCCAATGCGATGGCGCTCGACGTGGCCATGGGTGGATCCACCAACACGGTGCTGCACATCCTGGCCGCGGCCATCGAGGGCGAGCTCGACTTCACCCTCGAGGACATCGACGCCATCTCCAAGAAGGTGCCGTGCCTGTCCAAGGTGGCGCCCAACCACCCGGACTTCCACATGGAGGACGTGCACCGCGCCGGCGGCATCCCCGCCCTGCTCGGCGAGCTCAACCGGGCCGGCCTGCTGGACGACACCGTGCACTCCGTGCACTCCCCGGATCTGCAGAGCTGGCTGGACGAGTGGGATGTGCGCGGCGGCAAGGCCAGCGAGCGGGCTCTCGAGCTCTTCCATGCCGCGCCGGGTGGTGTGCGCACCGTCGAGGCCTTCTCCACCGACAACCGCTGGAACTCCCTGGACACCGACGCCGCGGACGGCTGCATCCGGGACCGGGAACACGCCTACACCGTCGACGGCGGGCTCGCCGTGCTGGTGGGGAACATCGCCGAGGACGGTGCGGTGGTCAAGACGGCCGGCTTCGACGAGTCGCTCTTCCACTTCGCCGGTACCGCCATCGTCTTCGAGTCCCAGGAGGCCGCCGTCGAGGGCATCCTCGGCAAGAAGGTGCAGCCGGGGCACGTCGTCGTCATCCGGTACGAGGGCCCGACCGGTGGCCCCGGCATGCAGGAGATGCTGTACCCGACGTCCTTCATCAAGGGCATGGGCCTGGGCAAGGTGTGCGCCCTGATCACCGACGGTCGCTTCTCCGGCGGCTCGAGCGGTGTGTCGGTCGGCCACATGTCGCCCGAGGCGGCCCGTGGTGGGGCGATCGGCCTCATCGAGGACGGCGACGAGATCGTCATCGACATCCACTCGCGCTCGCTGCACCTGGCCGTCTCCGACGACGTGCTCGCCGAGCGGCGGGCCAAGATGGAGGCCTCGGAGAACCCGTGGCAGCCGCGGAACCGCGAACGGTTCGTCTCCCAGGCGCTGCGCGCCTACGCGCACATGGCCACGTCCGCCTCGACCGGCGCCGTGCGGGTCGTCCCGACGTCCTGGGCGCCCGACTCCCCGCGCTGA
- a CDS encoding MarR family winged helix-turn-helix transcriptional regulator, whose protein sequence is MTVSTQSCAELLHRLPVLAQLKRGIRRSGTTVGTSVLTALATLDGAPAPAAPSAPATAPGAGTMPDPSCCRLGTLADQLQVDLSVASRQVTQLIEMGAVVRVPDPTDRRVHLLRVTESGHREIVRARDRAAEQLATRLTSWSEDDLQTLVSLLGRLQSDLRRTDPGPDPGGAPPGTVGPTPLPSARPISTESRP, encoded by the coding sequence ATGACCGTCAGCACGCAGAGCTGCGCCGAGTTGCTGCACCGGCTCCCGGTGCTGGCCCAGCTCAAACGGGGTATCCGTCGGTCGGGGACGACCGTGGGCACCTCCGTGCTGACCGCCCTCGCGACCCTGGACGGTGCGCCCGCCCCCGCCGCACCGTCCGCCCCGGCCACCGCGCCCGGTGCGGGAACGATGCCCGACCCGTCCTGCTGCCGGCTCGGCACCCTGGCCGACCAGCTGCAGGTCGACCTGTCCGTGGCCAGTCGGCAGGTCACCCAGCTCATCGAGATGGGCGCCGTGGTCAGGGTTCCCGATCCGACCGACCGCCGCGTCCACCTGCTCCGGGTGACCGAGTCCGGCCATCGGGAGATCGTCCGGGCCCGCGACCGGGCGGCCGAGCAGCTGGCCACGCGCCTGACGTCCTGGTCGGAGGACGACCTGCAGACGCTGGTGTCCCTCCTCGGCCGACTGCAGTCCGACCTGAGACGCACCGACCCGGGACCCGACCCGGGAGGCGCTCCCCCCGGGACCGTCGGCCCCACCCCCCTCCCTTCCGCCCGTCCGATCAGCACGGAGTCCCGCCCATGA
- a CDS encoding class I SAM-dependent methyltransferase, translated as MDASPRYTHGYAESVLRSHRTRTAVNSAAHLIPLLDSGRTLLDVGSGAGTITVDLADLVAPARVTALETSTDAAALTRAEADRRGCRTVDVIVGDVLDLDLASASFDVVHAHQVLQHVTDPVAALREMIRVCRPGGVVAVRDADYGGFTWYPPNPGLDRWRELYGAAARANGGEPDAGRRLLSWAHAAGAHRVTASASTWCYADPAARHAWGSGWAERITDSAIARQLLDAGTTTAELRAVASAWSAWAAHPDG; from the coding sequence ATGGACGCCTCCCCCCGGTACACCCATGGGTACGCGGAGAGCGTGCTCCGCTCGCACCGGACGAGGACGGCGGTGAACTCGGCGGCACATCTGATCCCCCTGCTCGATTCGGGTCGCACGCTGCTGGACGTCGGCAGCGGGGCGGGCACCATCACCGTGGATCTGGCCGACCTGGTCGCTCCCGCGCGGGTGACGGCCCTGGAGACCTCCACGGACGCCGCCGCGCTGACCCGCGCGGAGGCCGACCGCCGCGGGTGCCGGACGGTCGACGTGATCGTCGGGGACGTCCTCGACCTGGACCTGGCGTCGGCGTCCTTCGACGTCGTCCACGCCCACCAGGTGCTGCAGCACGTGACCGATCCGGTCGCCGCCCTCCGGGAGATGATCCGGGTGTGCCGACCCGGTGGGGTGGTGGCCGTCCGGGACGCCGACTACGGGGGGTTCACCTGGTACCCGCCAAACCCGGGGCTGGACCGGTGGCGGGAGCTCTACGGGGCCGCGGCCCGGGCCAACGGCGGTGAACCCGACGCCGGTCGCCGCCTGCTGTCCTGGGCCCACGCCGCCGGCGCTCACCGGGTCACCGCGTCCGCGTCCACCTGGTGCTACGCCGATCCCGCCGCCCGCCACGCCTGGGGCTCGGGGTGGGCGGAGCGCATCACCGACTCGGCGATCGCCCGGCAACTCCTCGACGCCGGGACGACCACGGCCGAACTGCGCGCGGTGGCGTCGGCCTGGTCGGCCTGGGCTGCGCACCCCGACGGCTAG
- the aroQ gene encoding type II 3-dehydroquinate dehydratase produces the protein MTTVHVVNGPNLNLLGTRRPEVYGTTTAAQLEELCRAEADTLGLELDFRQSNHEGQLVDWMQEIGAEAAAGRTIGVVFNPGAYAHTSVALRDAIEGAGTPVVECHISNVHARESFRHHSHVSAVAAGVVVGFGVGGYRLAMRGLLGINQG, from the coding sequence ATGACGACCGTGCATGTGGTGAACGGCCCCAACCTGAACCTGCTGGGTACCCGCAGGCCCGAGGTGTACGGCACGACCACGGCTGCGCAGCTCGAGGAGCTGTGCCGCGCCGAGGCGGACACCCTGGGTCTGGAGCTGGACTTCCGTCAGTCCAACCACGAGGGACAGCTGGTGGACTGGATGCAGGAGATCGGGGCGGAGGCCGCCGCCGGCCGCACCATCGGGGTCGTGTTCAACCCGGGCGCCTACGCCCACACATCGGTGGCCCTTCGTGACGCCATCGAAGGCGCCGGCACACCGGTCGTCGAATGCCACATCTCCAACGTGCACGCCCGGGAGAGCTTCCGGCACCACTCCCACGTGTCGGCGGTTGCCGCGGGGGTGGTGGTCGGGTTCGGGGTGGGCGGTTACCGGTTGGCGATGAGGGGTCTCCTCGGGATCAACCAGGGGTAG